The sequence below is a genomic window from Candidatus Rokuibacteriota bacterium.
CGCGCTGGAGGCGATGCTCGAGCCCGAGTTCAATCTCCACGGGGTGCAGGCGACCACGAACCCCTGCGCGCCCCTGGTGATCGTCAGCGGGCCCATCGTGGCGGAGCTCGGCTTCAACGCCCGGGAGGGCGCCTTCGGCGGGGGCTCGCGCGCCAATGCCTGCGTGGGGCGCGCGGTGCGCCTGATCCTCTGGAACATCGGCGGTGGCATCCCGGGCGAGACGGACATGTCCTCGCAGGGCCAGCCGGCCAAGTATCTCTTCTGCGCCGCCGAGAACGCGGAGCAGAGCCCGTGGCAGCCGCTGCACGTCGAGCGGGGGCTCAGGCCCGAGCAGAGCGCCGTGACGGTGTTCGCCTGCCAGTCGCCCGCCCCTTTGATGGTGCCGGGCAACGCCGAGCGCATCCTGCGCATCATCGCGAGCACGCTGCCCACGACCGGCATCAACATGTTCCACGCCGCGGGGCAGCTCCTCCTCTCCTTCGGGGCCAAGCCGGCCCAGGAGCTCGCGCGGGCGGGCTACAGCAAGGCAGATGTCAAGCAGTGGGTCTGGGAGAACGCCCGCTACGAGGTGGGCTGGCTCAGGTGGAGCGGGGTCCTGGTGGAGGGCGAGGCCCACATGTACTACTGGGGGCACGGCGAGGAGCAGGTGCCGGACCTCGCCGGGCTCCCCGACGATGCGCGGCTGCCCATGGTCCGCGGCCCCGAGATGCTCCACGTGGCCGTGATCGGCGGCGCCTCCCAGTGGTGGATGGGGCTGTCGCCGGGATGGGGAAACTACGGCGGCTATGCGGTGACGAAACCGATCAGGGGACCGCGCGCGGGGTGACCGTGGCGGGTCGAGGAGGCCGGGCATGAGGCGACGGCTGCTCTTCCGGACGATGGTGGCGGCGCTTCTGCTGCTCCCCTGGGGGACGGGGGCGTGGGCGGCGACGAAATGGGACTACTACGTGTTCGTCGGGATCACGCACCCCATCGGACAGTACGCCAAGGAGTTCGCGGAAGAGGTCAAGAAGCGGACCCAGGGGGAGCTGGAGATCATCGTGCGGCCGGCGGGCGAGCTGCCGTACCGGTCCACCGAGGTGGTCCGGACGACGGGGCAGGGGCAGGTCCAGCTCGCCGACGGCTACATGGGGCTCATCGCCGGGGACGCGAAGGTCGGGGCCCTGCCGGGCCTGCCGTTCCTGGTGAGGACCGCGGACGAGCTCAAGAAGGCCATGGGGGCGCTGGAGCCCTATGTGGTCAGCGAGCTCGAGAAGTTCGGTGCGACGATCCTGTACTGGTACACGTGGCCGCCCCAGAACGTCTGGGGCCGGGGCGCGCCCATCTCGACCATCGACGGCTTCAAGGGCCGGAAGATCCGCGCGACGAGCCCGGAGCAGACCGAGATGCTCCGACGCTTCGGCTCCGTCCCGGTGCTCTTCACCACGCCCGAGGTGCCGGCCGCGGCCCAGCGCGGGGCGATGGAGGCCATCCTCACCGCCGGCTTCAACCTGCTCGGTGCGAAGTGGTACGAATTCAGCGAGTGGGGCTTCGTGCCGGACATCCACATCGGCGGGCCGAGCTACATCCTCGTCAACAAGAAGGCCCTCGAGGCGCTGAAGCCGGAAGTACGGAAGACCCTGCAGGTCGTGGCCGGCGAGTTCCACCAGCGCATGGTCAAGGAGATCCCGGCCCGGGAGGAGCGGGATCGGAAGACGCTCGAGACGGCGCACAAGATCCGGCTCATCCGGCCGGCCCCGGCCGAGATCGAGAAGGGCCGGAAGCTCATGGAGCCGTACTGGGCGGAGTGGGCCCAGGCGCACGGGCCGCAGGCCGTCGAGGCGCTCCGGAAGGTGCGGGAGGCTCTCGGCCGCTAGCGAGGCGGCCTTGGCCGCCGCCTCCCCGGACCGCGCCGCCGCGCGCGTGGCAGTCGCGGCCGGCCGAGTGGTGGACGCCCTCAGCGCGGCGGCGATGGCCGTCTCGGCCGGCGCCACGGTCCTGATGACGGCGCTCATCACCGTGGAGGTGATCGGGCGCTCGGTCTTCCGCGTCTCCACGCTGGTGTCGGACGAGATGTCGGGCTACCTCCTGGTCGTCCTGACCTTCTTCGGCCTGGCCGACAGCCTCCGCTCCGACAGCTTCATCCGGGTCGAGTTCGTCTACGACCGGATC
It includes:
- a CDS encoding TRAP transporter small permease produces the protein MAAASPDRAAARVAVAAGRVVDALSAAAMAVSAGATVLMTALITVEVIGRSVFRVSTLVSDEMSGYLLVVLTFFGLADSLRSDSFIRVEFVYDRISAPRARRWLDGALLLAALGYTAFIGYHFWAFVAESYRFGTTSIYFTRTPLWIPQTFMAAGTSLLLLAIVAALVRRLVAPTDHL
- the dctP gene encoding TRAP transporter substrate-binding protein DctP, giving the protein MRRRLLFRTMVAALLLLPWGTGAWAATKWDYYVFVGITHPIGQYAKEFAEEVKKRTQGELEIIVRPAGELPYRSTEVVRTTGQGQVQLADGYMGLIAGDAKVGALPGLPFLVRTADELKKAMGALEPYVVSELEKFGATILYWYTWPPQNVWGRGAPISTIDGFKGRKIRATSPEQTEMLRRFGSVPVLFTTPEVPAAAQRGAMEAILTAGFNLLGAKWYEFSEWGFVPDIHIGGPSYILVNKKALEALKPEVRKTLQVVAGEFHQRMVKEIPAREERDRKTLETAHKIRLIRPAPAEIEKGRKLMEPYWAEWAQAHGPQAVEALRKVREALGR